Proteins found in one Hoplias malabaricus isolate fHopMal1 chromosome 17, fHopMal1.hap1, whole genome shotgun sequence genomic segment:
- the tsc22d3 gene encoding TSC22 domain family protein 3 isoform X2: MSTEMFKTSMEVAVYQLHNYSISFFSSFLGGDVVSVKLDNSASGASVVAIDNKIEQAMDLVKNHLMYAVREEVEFLKEQIKELAEKNNQLERENSLLKNLASPEQLEKFQSRLPSEALMQVEAQGLETPENGGHYSSVGSAV; this comes from the exons ATGAGCACGGAGATGTTCAAAACGTCAATGGAGGTCGCCGTCTATCAACTGCACAACTACTCCATCTCCTTCTTCTCGTCCTTTTTAGGAGGAGATGTTGTTTCTGTGAAACTTgacaacag TGCCTCCGGTGCAAGCGTTGTGGCCATAGATAACAAGATTGAACAAGCAATG gaTCTTGTGAAGAACCACCTGATGTATGCAGTCAGGGAGGAAGTAGAGTTCCTGAAAGAGCAAATCAAGGAGCTGGCGGAGAAGAACAACCAGCTGGAGCGTGAGAACAGCCTGCTAAAGAACCTGGCCAGCCCTGAGCAGCTGGAAAAGTTCCAGTCACGCCTTCCCTCTGAGGCTCTGATGCAGGTGGAGGCCCAAGGGCTGGAGACACCTGAGAATGGTGGTCACTACAGCTCAGTGGGCTCCGCTGTATAA